A single genomic interval of Zingiber officinale cultivar Zhangliang chromosome 4A, Zo_v1.1, whole genome shotgun sequence harbors:
- the LOC121969628 gene encoding (S)-beta-bisabolene synthase-like, translating to MALQAFQNYIQVMELVDTPSLKAFEDVVVDRQVAGFDLSFWGDYFITNQKSQSEAWMNERAEELKNEVRSMFQNVSTDVLQTMNLIDTIQLLGLDYHFTEEIDRALDHLKDIDMSKYGLYEVALHFRLLRQKGFNISSDVFKRYKDNEGKFMEKLKDDAKGLLSLYNAAYLGTKKETILDEAISFTKDKLTSLLKDLNPTFAKLVSLTLKTPIQRNMKRLFTRCYISIYQDELTRNETILELAKLDFNMLQCLHQEELRKACMWWKKLNLDIMHLNFIRERVVECYCWSMVIRHEPSCSRARLISTKLLMLITVLDDIYDSYSTLEESLLLTDAIQRWSPDAVDRLPEYMRDFFLKMLSIFQELENELAPAEKFRILYLKEQWKILAQHYITECKWRDDNYVPKLEEHMRVSIKSVGYVWFYCSFLTGMEEAVATKDAFEWFASFPKIVEACAIIVRITNDITSKEREQKREHVASTVDCYMKEYGTSKDVACEKLLGFVEDAWKTINEELLNATGLSREVIKLSLHSSRSTELIYKHVDAFTEPNTTMKENIFSLLVHPIPI from the exons ATGGCTCTTCAGGCTTTTCAAAATTATATACAAGTCATGGAACTTGTTGATACTCCATCACTCAAGGCTTTCGAAGACGTGGTTGTTGATCGCCAGGTTGCAGGTTTCGATCTCAGTTTTTGGGGTGACTACTTTATTACAAATCAGAAATCACAG TCTGAGGCATGGATGAATGAAAGAGCTGAAGAACTCAAGAATGAAGTAAGGAGCATGTTCCAAAACGTGTCAACTGACGTACTACAAACCATGAATCTAATTGATACAATTCAACTTCTTGGACTTGATTACCATTTCACGGAGGAAATAGACAGAGCTTTAGACCATCTCAAGGATATTGACATGAGCAAATACGGGCTCTATGAGGTTGCTCTTCATTTTCGACTGCTTAGACAAAAAGGATTCAACATTTCTTCAG ATGTATTTAAAAGGTACAAGGATAATGAGGGAAAATTTATGGAAAAACTAAAAGATGATGCTAAGGGGCTTCTGAGCTTATATAATGCGGCTTACCTTGGAACTAAAAAAGAGACTATACTCGACGAAGCCATTTCATTTACTAAGGACAAGCTTACATCTTTGTTAAAAGATCTAAATCCTACATTTGCAAAGCTAGTGTCTCTCACTCTCAAGACACCTATTCAACGAAACATGAAACGGCTTTTCACAAGATGCTATATCTCTATTTACCAAGATGAACTGACTCGAAATGAAACAATACTTGAGCTTGCAAAGTTGGACTTCAACATGTTACAATGTCTCCACCAGGAAGAACTCAGGAAAGCATGCAT GTGGTGGAAGAAGTTGAATTTAGACATTATGCATCTAAATTTTATTCGAGAACGAGTGGTGGAATGTTATTGTTGGTCGATGGTGATACGTCATGAACCTAGTTGTTCTCGTGCTCGACTGATATCGACTAAGCTACTTATGTTAATTACTGTCTTGGACGACATCTATGATAGCTACAGCACACTAGAAGAGAGTCTACTACTTACAGATGCAATCCAAAG GTGGAGCCCTGATGCAGTAGATCGACTACCAGAGTACATGAGGGATTTCTTTCTCAAAATGTTGAGCATTTTTCAAGAATTAGAAAATGAACTTGCACCGGCGGAGAAGTttcgaatattatacctcaaggaACAA TGGAAAATTCTAGCACAACATTACATCACGGAATGCAAATGGAGGGATGACAATTATGTGCCTAAGTTAGAAGAGCACATGCGTGTCTCAATCAAAAGTGTGGGATATGTCTGGTTTTATTGCTCATTTTTGACCGGCATGGAGGAGGCAGTGGCCACAAAGGATGCATTTGAATGGTTCGCAAGCTTTCCTAAGATTGTGGAAGCTTGTGCAATAATTGTTCGTATCACTAATGACATAACTTCAAAGGAG CGAGAACAAAAGAGGGAACATGTTGCCTCAACGGTAGATTGCTATATGAAGGAATATGGAACATCAAAAGATGTTGCATGCGAGAAGCTCCTAGGCTTTGTTGAAGATGCATGGAAGACTATCAACGAGGAACTCCTTAATGCAACTGGATTGTCGAGGGAAGTAATTAAACTATCACTCCACTCTTCGCGATCTACCGAATTGATATACAAGCATGTCGACGCATTCACAGAGCCTAATACCACGATGAAGGAAAATATATTCTCTCTACTTGTTCATCCTATCCCTATTTGA